A part of Syngnathoides biaculeatus isolate LvHL_M chromosome 21, ASM1980259v1, whole genome shotgun sequence genomic DNA contains:
- the chd3 gene encoding chromodomain-helicase-DNA-binding protein 3 isoform X2: MSSPPRACEEDEGTTLHSEGGDFEEEDDDGDGCGGGDLLDARSGINSPAAPRQNAAAAEEAGASDGEFLCKRKGRPKKKKDTKKKDKEGKPVKEKKCKKIGGDVERERDFGDRSDSAASGYGSGEKKRRKKHKDRKEKKAKRKKKDEEDQDSSQGEITRPVEQKTSAQLAKEWGLEDVDHTFTEEDYRELTNYKAFSQFMRPMIAKKNPKIPMSKMMTILGAKWREFSFNNPFKGNAAAVAAAAAAAALAVAEQVSVATAAPAPQPPPVRKAKTKEGKGPGYKKRSKSPRVPDKKKPLGAANKAKKMAPIRLKLSPVCTKRKKSCSSDDVDEDDSEQEDSSVHSFSVRSDSSKKNKGGRAAKKKKKLPGDEDGDGYETDHQDYCEVCQQGGEIILCDTCPRAYHLVCLEPELEKAPEGKWSCPHCEKEGIQWEAKDEDFEDFEEDAEDRTASEVGAGVEEEDDDDDHMEFCRVCKDGGELLCCDTCTSSYHIHCLNPPLPEIPNGQWLCPRCTCPPIKGRVQKILHWRWGEPPPPVPVPAPDTAPGRPPPMKGRAEREFFVKLAGQSYWHCTWITELQLEIFHSVMYRNYQRKTDMDEPPALDYGSGGEDESAVGKSDKRCAKDPQYTNMEDKYYKYGIKPEWMMVHRIINHSVDKRGAYHYLVKWRDLTYDQCTWEQDHMDIPDFAIYKARYWRHRDAVTKEDPDKPPRVRSKSQEGEDEASPATPVTDPTIKYEEQPDFVTSTGGTLHLYQMEGLNWLRFSWAQGTDTILADEMGLGKTIQTIVFLYSLFKERHTKGPFLVSAPLSTIINWEREFEMWAPDFYVVTYTGDKDSRAIIRENEFSFDESAGKSGKKPFKMRRDAPIKFHVLLTSYELVTIDQTALKSIDWACLVVDEAHRLKNNQSKFFRRLNDYKIDHKLLLTGTPLQNNLEELFHLLNFLTPNRFNNLDGFLEEFADISKEEQIKKLHDLLGPHMLRRLKADVFKNMPAKTELIVRVELSPVQKKYYKLILTKNFEALNSKGGGNQVSLLNIMMDLKKCCNHPYLFPVASMEAQKTPNGAYEGSALTKASGKLTLLQKMLRKLKEQGHRVLVFSQMTKMLDLLEDFLDYEGYKYERIDGGITGALRQEAIDRFNAPGACQFCFLLSTRAGGLGINLATADTVVIFDSDWNPHNDIQAFSRAHRIGQANKVMIYRFVTRGSVEERITQVAKRKMMLTHLVVRPGLGSKAGSMTKQELDDILKFGTEELFKDEGEGMKNSSGEKAEDEGSVIHYDSAAIERLLDRSQDATDDSDVHNMNEYLSSFKVAQYMVREEDKIDELEREIIKQEENVDPDYWEKLLRHHYEQQQEDLASKLGKGKRNRKPVNYNDAAQEDQEWHADISDNQSEYSVGSEEEDEDFDDRPEGRRQSRRQLRNEKDKPLPPLLARVGGNLEVLGFNTRQRKAFLNAVMRWGMPSQDAFASQWLVRDLRGKTEKEFKAYVSLFMRHLCEPVADGAETFADGVPREGLCRQPVLTRIGVMSLVKKKIQEFEHINGRWSLPELKPDLSVDKSSSRASSPAAKTATPTPDASCSNTPCTSEPATPAPAERPEKSGKEAEKEDKEDGEAQSEKEKDGSRELGTPRSASPPSPKTEAKDNDDGGWSREEGDDDGPNSALPREGNSPDESKVTTEQDGEVQEGKTDGPNVDPERQKDPYKPEAADAEETAKTGKEEPKAEKDAGKDVREAKAEPAKGNAKAPAERPRFMFNIADGGFTELHTLWQNEERAAISSGKMSEIWHRRHDFWLLAGIVVHGYARWQDIQNDPPFAIINEPFKSQANKGNFLEMKNKFLARRFKLLEQALVIEEQLRRAAYLNMTQDPGHPAMALNTRFAEVECLAESHQHLSKESLAGNKPANAVLHKVLNQLEELLSDMKADVTRLPATLSRVPPIAARLQMSERSILSRLASKGTETHAPPPIPPGPYATPQNYGAPFSPAPPGSLLMGGANYNQMPPGSFISEAAWGAGGGPAAVGVCQKTKEHDVVQRQRVVDLWKDGKSEGAIGLELRMPKSTVHSIIVKYRLSNTVENLPRNGRPKKP; encoded by the exons ATGTCCTCTCCTCCGCGGGCCTGTGAGGAAGACGAGGGCACGACGCTTCATTCCGAGGGAGGAGATTTTgaggaagaagacgacgacggcgacggcTGCGGCGGAGGAGACTTATTAGACGCCAGGAGCGGCATCAACTCGCCGGCTGCGCCTCGGCAAAATGCAGCCGCCGCAG AAGAGGCGGGCGCGTCCGACGGTGAGTTTCTGTGTAAAAGGAAAGGACGgccgaagaaaaagaaggacacCAAGAAGAAGGACAAAGAGGGGAAACCCGTCAAGGAGAAAAAGTGCAAGAAGATT GGCGGCGATGTAGAGCGGGAAAGGGACTTCGGCGACCGTTCGGACAGCGCCGCCAGCGGCTACGGCTCCGgcgagaagaagaggaggaagaagcacAAAGACAGGAAGGAGAAGAAGgccaagaggaagaaaaaagacGAGGAGGACCAAGACAGCAGTCAGGGGGAGATCACcagg CCCGTGGAGCAGAAAACCTCAGCCCAGCTGGCCAAGGAATGGGGTCTGGAGGACGTAGACCACACCTTCACCGAGGAAGACTACAGGGAGCTGACCAACTACAAGGCCTTCAGTCAGTTCATGAG GCCCATGATCGCCAAGAAGAACCCCAAGATCCCCATGTCCAAGATGATGACCATCCTGGGGGCCAAGTGGCGGGAGTTCAGTTTCAACAACCCCTTCAAAGGCAACGCCGCCGCCGTggccgcagccgccgccgccgccgccctcgcTGTCGCCGAGCAGGTTTCCGTGGCGACCGCCGCGCCCGCGCCGCAGCCGCCGCCCGTCCGCAAGGCCAAGACGAAAGAAGGCAAAG GTCCAGGTTACAAGAAGCGCAGTAAAAGTCCTCGAGTACCTGACAAGAAAAAGCCTTTGGGTGCGGCCAACAAGGCCAAAAAGATGGCGCCCATTCGGCTCAAGCTTTCTCCAGTGTGTACCAAGCGGAAGAAGAGCTGCTCT AGCGACGACGTGGACGAGGACGATTCGGAGCAGGAGGACTCCAGCGTCCACAGCTTCTCGGTTCGCTCAGACAGCTCCAAGAAGAACAAAGGCGGGCGGGcggccaagaagaagaagaaac TCCCCGGCGACGAGGACGGCGACGGCTACGAGACGGACCACCAGGACTACTGCGAGGTGTGCCAGCAGGGCGGCGAGATCATCCTGTGCGACACGTGTCCGCGAGCTTACCACCTGGTGTGCCTGGAGCCCGAACTGGAGAAGGCGCCCGAGGGCAAGTGGAGCTGCCCGCACTGC GAAAAAGAAGGAATCCAGTGGGAGGCAAAAGACGAGGACTTCGAGGACTTCGAGGAGGACGCGGAGGACAGGACCGCCTCGGAGGTCGGGgcgggggtggaggaggaggacgacgacgacgaccacATGGAGTTTTGTCGGGTGTGTAAAGACGGAGGTGAACTGTTGTGCTGTGACACCTGCACATCCTCCTACCACATCCACTGTCTAAACCCTCCACTGCCAGAGATCCCCAATGGACAGTGGTTGTGTCCACGATGCACG TGCCCGCCCATCAAAGGACGCGTGCAAAAGATCCTTCACTGGCGGTGGGGGGAGCCCCCGCCTCCGGTCCCGGTCCCGGCGCCGGACACGGCGCCCGGCCGGCCGCCGCCCATGAAGGGCCGAGCCGAGCGGGAGTTTTTCGTCAAGCTGGCCGGACAATCTTACTGGCACTGCACGTGGATCACGGAGCTCCAG TTGGAGATCTTCCACTCGGTGATGTACAGAAACTACCAGAGGAAGACGGACATGGACGAACCGCCCGCTTTGGACTACGGCTCCGGCGGCGAGGACGAGAGCGCGGTGGGGAAAAGCGACAAGAGGTGCGCCAAAGACCCGCAGTACACCAACATGGAGGACAAGTACTACAAATATGGCATCAAGCCCGAGTGGATGATGGTCCACCGCATCATCAACCACAG TGTGGACAAAAGGGGGGCGTACCATTACCTGGTCAAGTGGCGAGACCTGACCTACGACCAGTGCACCTGGGAACAGGACCACATGGACATCCCCGACTTTGCCATCTACAAGGCCCGCTACTGGAGACACAG GGACGCCGTCACCAAGGAAGACCCCGACAAACCGCCGAGGGTGAGGAGCAAGAGTCAGGAGGGCGAAGACGAGGCTTCTCCCGCCACGCCCGTCACCGAC CCGACCATCAAATACGAGGAGCAGCCCGACTTTGTGACGTCGACGGGCGGCACGCTGCACCTGTACCAGATGGAGGGTCTCAACTGGCTGCGCTTTTCCTGGGCGCAGGGAACCGACACCATCCTGGCCGACGAGATGGGTCTGGGCAAGACCATCCAGACCATCGTCTTCCTCTACTCGCTCTTTAAAGAG CGTCACACCAAGGGTCCGTTTCTGGTCAGCGCCCCGCTGTCCACCATCATCAACTGGGAGCGGGAGTTTGAGATGTGGGCGCCCGACTTCTACGTGGTCACTTACACCGGCGACAAGGACAGCCGAGCCATCATCCGCGAGAACGAGTTCTCCTTCGACGAGTCGGCCGGGAAGTCCGGAAAAAAGCCCTTCAAGATGAGG AGGGACGCGCCCATAAAGTTCCACGTGTTGCTGACTTCCTACGAGCTGGTGACCATCGACCAGACGGCGCTGAAGTCCATCGACTGGGCCTGCCTGGTGGTGGACGAGGCCCACCGCCTTAAAAATAACCAGTCCAAG TTTTTCAGGCGCTTGAACGACTACAAGATCGACCACAAGCTGCTGCTGACGGGGACGCCGCTGCAAAACAACCTGGAGGAGCTCTTCCACCTGCTCAATTTCCTCACGCCCAACCGCTTCAA CAACCTGGACGGCTTCCTGGAGGAGTTTGCCGACATCTCCAAGGAGGAGCAGATCAAGAAGCTGCACGACCTGCTGGGCCCGCACATGCTGCGCCGGCTCAAGGCCGACGTCTTCAAGAACATGCCCGCCAAGACCGAGCTCATCGTGCGCGTGGAGCTCAGCCCCGTGCAGAA AAAATACTACAAGCTGATTCTCACCAAGAACTTTGAGGCGCTGAACTCCAAAGGCGGAGGGAACCAGGTGTCCCTGCTCAACATCATGATGGACCTGAAGAAGTGCTGCAACCATCCCTACCTCTTCCCTGTGGCCTCCATG GAGGCCCAGAAAACGCCCAACGGAGCGTACGAGGGCTCCGCCCTCACCAAGGCGTCCGGGAAGCTGACGCTGCTGCAGAAGATGCTGAGGAAACTCAAGGAGCAGGGACACCGAGTGCTGGTTTTCTCAcag ATGACCAAAATGCTGGACCTGCTGGAGGATTTCCTGGATTACGAAGGTTACAAGTACGAAAGGATCGACGGCGGCATCACCGGCGCGCTGAGGCAGGAGGCCATCGACCGTTTCAACG CTCCCGGCGCTTGCCAGTTTTGTTTTCTGCTGTCCACCCGCGCCGGGGGCCTGGGCATCAACTTGGCAACGGCGGACACGGTGGTCATCTTCGACTCGGACTGGAACCCTCACAACGACATTCAG GCCTTCAGCCGGGCTCACCGCATCGGGCAGGCCAACAAGGTGATGATCTACCGCTTTGTGACCCGAGGCAGCGTGGAGGAGCGCATCACGCAGGTGgccaagaggaagatgatgctGACCCACCTGGTGGTCCGGCCCGGCCTGGGCTCCAAAGCCGGCTCCATGACCAAGCAGGAACTGGATGACATCCTCAAGTTCGGAACGGAGGAGCTGTTTAAAGATGAAGGCGAAG GCATGAAGAATTCCTCGGGGGAAAAAGCCGAGGACGAGGGCAGCGTCATCCACTACGACAGCGCGGCCATCGAGAGGTTGCTGGACCGGAGCCAGGACGCCACCGACGACTCGGATGTCCACAACATGAACGAGTACCTCAGCTCCTTCAAAGTGGCGCAGTACATGGTCCGAGAGGAGGACAAG ATCGACGAGCTTGAGCGAGAgatcatcaagcaggaggagAACGTGGATCCCGACTACTGGGAGAAGTTGTTGCGCCACCACTacgagcagcagcaggaggactTGGCCAGCAAACTGGGCAAAGGCAAGAGGAATCGCAAGCCCGTCAACTACAACGACGCCGCGCAGGAAGATCAAG AGTGGCACGCCGACATTTCCGACAACCAGTCCGAGTATTCCGTGGGCTccgaggaggaagacgaggactTTGACGACCGTCCGGAAG GTCGGAGGCAATCCCGCCGCCAGTTGAGGAACGAGAAAGACAAACCGCTGCCTCCTCTTCTGGCCCGAGTGGGCGGCAACCTCGAA GTTCTCGGCTTCAATACGCGCCAGCGGAAAGCGTTCCTCAACGCTGTGATGCGCTGGGGGATGCCGTCTCAGGACGCTTTTGCCTCTCAGTGGCTGGTCCGAGACCTCAGGGGCAAGACTGAGAAGGAGTTCAA AGCGTACGTGTCGCTCTTCATGCGCCACTTGTGCGAGCCGGTGGCCGACGGGGCGGAGACGTTCGCCGACGGCGTCCCCAGGGAGGGTCTGTGCCGCCAGCCCGTCCTCACGCGCATCGGCGTCATGTCGCTCGTCAAGAAGAAG ATTCAAGAGTTCGAGCACATCAACGGGCGCTGGAGTCTCCCGGAGCTCAAGCCCGACCTCAGCGTGGACAAATCTTCCTCCAGGGCGTCGTCCCCCGCCGCCAAGACGGCAACGCCCACGCCGGACGCCAGCTGCAGCAACACGCCGTGCACCTCCGAGCCAG CGACGCCGGCTCCGGCGGAGAGGCCCGAAAAGAGCGGCAAAGAGGCCGAGAAGGAGGACAAGGAGGATGGCGAGGCTCAGTCGGAGAAGGAGAAAGATGGGAGCCGAGAG CTGGGCACGCCGCGAAGCGCGTCCCCTCCTAGTCCCAAAACGGAGGCCAAAGACAACGACGACGGCGGCTGGTCACGAGAGGAGGGCGACGACGACGGACCAAACAGCGCTTTGCCGCGGgagggaaactcgccagacgaGAGCAAGGTCACAACCGAGCAGGATGGGGAGGTGCAAGAAGGGAAAACCG ATGGCCCAAACGTGGATCCGGAGCGGCAAAAAGATCCGTACAAGCCGGAAGCGGCGGACGCCGAGGAGACCGCAAAAACCGGGAAAG AAGAGCCGAAAGCCGAGAAGGACGCCGGGAAAGACGTCCGAGAGGCCAAGGCGGAGCCGGCCAAGGGGAACGCCAAGGCGCCCGCTGAGCGGCCTCGCTTCATGTTCAACATCGCCGACGGGGGCTTCACCG AGCTGCACACTCTTTGGCAGAACGAGGAGCGAGCCGCCATCTCCTCGGGAAAGATGAGCGAGATCTGGCACCGCCGCCACGATTTCTGGCTCCTGGCAGGAATCGTCGT TCACGGCTACGCCCGCTGGCAGGACATCCAGAACGATCCGCCCTTTGCCATCATCAACGAGCCGTTCAAGTCGCAGGCCAACAAGGGCAACTTCCTGGAGATGAAGAACAAGTTCCTGGCCCGGCGCTTCAAG ctGCTGGAGCAGGCGCTGGTCATCGAGGAGCAGCTGCGGCGTGCGGCCTACCTGAACATGACTCAGGACCCCGGCCACCCGGCCATGGCGCTCAACACGCGCTTTGCCGAGGTGGAGTGCCTGGCTGAGTCGCACCAGCACCTCAGCAAGGAGTCGCTGGCGGGCAACAAGCCGGCCAACGCCGTCCTGCACAAAG TGCTCAACCAGCTGGAGGAGCTGCTGAGCGACATGAAGGCCGACGTGACCCGGCTGCCGGCCACGCTGTCCCGAGTGCCGCCCATCGCCGCGCGCTTGCAGATGTCCGAGAGGAGCATCCTGAGCCGGCTGGCCAGCAAGGGCACGGAGACGCACGCCCCCCCG CCTATCCCTCCCGGACCCTACGCAACCCCTCAGAACTACGGAGCACCCTTCTCCCCGGCCCCCCCGGGAAGCCTCCTCATGGGAGGGGCCAACTACAATCAGATGCCACCCGGATCCTTCATATCAG AAGCCGCTTGGGGAGCCGGCGGGGGGCCGGCCGCTGTCGGCGTTTGCCAGAAGACCAAGGAGCACGATGTGGTGCAGCGGCAGCGGGTGGTGGACCTCTGGAAGGACGGCAAGTCCGAGGGGGCCATCGGCCTGGAGCTGCGGATGCCCAAGTCGACGGTGCACAGCATCATCGTCAAGTACCGGCTCAGTAACACGGTGGAGAACCTGCCGCGCAACGGTCGTCCCAAAAAACCCTGA